One Stenotrophomonas maltophilia DNA window includes the following coding sequences:
- a CDS encoding TonB-dependent receptor, which yields MRRPAGAVHSISLSPTPLIVALLAVLAGLPTAQAQSSKDAAGQDPTTLDQVQVTGIRESMQSSINKKRDDTVIADVLSADDIGDLPAPSLADAIETLTGAASTRDKTGASEISIRGLGAFLSSTNFNGREITNGSGDRSVNFNMFPAELINTVAIYKTQRADIIEGGVAGTIGLETVRPLEYGKRSAQIDLRGSWAEYDKKYRDDDGIGYRGTASYIDQFEFGNGQKLGISLGFQRLDGTDPEESITSGSTWYACDGTQNVSNANCNEVSAQAIANGAPYYLVPSSRIYRLKQERNDRQSEFAALQWRPNDVVELNVDFEHTQRNWYENRSDLSLSNARRGITQREVDEEGIVRHLHGSTSIDSTSNRYWRGEEYTGGGLNLILRPTPAWELSTDLSYSHTNRLDSERMTRLRANQRDVNNAIVPGISSGATGYVDYDWDWHGEVPSVALAPNFDPNNWDAYTGAARVTSSATENDHKIKAGRFDASFMPESGFFTRIKGGVRASQADYRLRDNTLVTDYDQRVAADKAKIIAANQACRAPFPQDDFMDAASGNTISSWAYFDPNCLYQSFRGSLDSGLDTGFQDPNNVDITEKTRALYLMGEFSSTLFGLPVTGNLGLRWVKTDVRSEGVRTGLRIEDNGDGTIRLQPTGDYSTQVFKAGNDKLLPSLNAAFELRPDVLLRVGAYRAMSRPDISALGAGRTINVSSDATYGNLADALDDISASGNPAAQPLMSWNGDLSLEWYPNPDTMLAGAVYWKQFNGGTATALVPETYTIDGQSVTVPVRQQVTTDENSTLTGFEVTATHRLSYLPKPFDGLGFKVSYNYADADYQTQDSRLGEQLASDGTIIPAIVPPAGLSGFSRHVLSGSIYWDVGRFNIQAIGKFRSHYYQDFTGNTAQQNRYYDDNTSVDLRLRYRVNKQLSLSLELMNLTNEPRVAYQPLYGNFREVVTYGRRAYFGVRYKF from the coding sequence ATGCGGCGACCCGCCGGAGCAGTGCACAGCATCTCGTTGTCCCCCACACCCCTGATCGTGGCGCTGCTCGCCGTGCTGGCGGGCCTGCCCACGGCCCAGGCGCAATCCAGCAAGGACGCGGCAGGGCAGGATCCCACCACGCTGGACCAGGTGCAGGTCACCGGCATCCGCGAGTCCATGCAGAGTTCGATCAACAAGAAGCGCGACGATACGGTCATTGCCGATGTGCTCTCCGCAGACGACATCGGCGACCTGCCGGCGCCGTCGCTGGCCGATGCCATCGAGACTCTGACCGGTGCCGCCTCGACCCGCGACAAGACCGGTGCCTCTGAGATCTCGATCCGTGGCCTGGGCGCCTTTCTCAGCAGCACCAACTTCAACGGCCGCGAAATCACCAATGGCAGCGGCGACCGCTCGGTGAACTTCAATATGTTCCCGGCCGAGCTGATCAACACGGTGGCCATCTACAAGACCCAGCGAGCCGACATCATCGAAGGCGGCGTGGCCGGTACCATTGGCCTGGAAACGGTACGGCCATTGGAATACGGCAAGCGCTCGGCGCAGATCGATCTACGTGGCAGCTGGGCCGAGTATGACAAGAAGTACCGCGACGACGATGGCATCGGCTATCGCGGCACCGCCAGCTACATCGACCAGTTCGAGTTCGGCAATGGGCAGAAGCTGGGCATTTCGCTGGGTTTCCAGCGCCTGGATGGTACCGATCCGGAAGAGAGCATCACCAGCGGTTCCACCTGGTATGCCTGCGACGGCACGCAGAACGTGTCCAATGCCAACTGCAACGAGGTCAGCGCACAGGCCATCGCCAACGGCGCGCCTTACTACCTGGTGCCGAGCAGTCGCATCTACCGCCTCAAGCAGGAGCGCAATGATCGCCAGAGCGAGTTTGCCGCGCTGCAGTGGCGGCCCAATGACGTGGTCGAGCTGAATGTCGATTTCGAGCATACCCAGCGCAACTGGTACGAGAACCGCAGTGACCTGAGCCTGTCCAACGCTCGCCGCGGCATCACCCAGCGCGAGGTTGACGAGGAAGGCATCGTGCGCCACCTGCACGGCAGCACCTCGATTGATTCCACCTCCAACCGCTACTGGCGTGGGGAGGAGTACACCGGCGGCGGCCTGAACCTGATCCTGCGCCCGACCCCGGCGTGGGAGCTGTCCACCGATCTTTCCTACTCGCACACCAATCGCCTCGACAGCGAGCGCATGACCCGGTTGCGCGCCAACCAGCGCGACGTCAACAACGCCATCGTCCCCGGCATCAGTAGTGGCGCCACCGGGTACGTGGACTACGACTGGGACTGGCATGGCGAAGTACCCAGTGTTGCCCTGGCGCCGAACTTCGACCCCAACAACTGGGACGCCTACACCGGCGCGGCGCGCGTCACCTCCAGCGCAACGGAGAACGACCACAAGATCAAGGCCGGCCGCTTCGATGCCAGCTTCATGCCGGAGTCCGGCTTCTTCACCCGCATCAAGGGCGGCGTGCGCGCCAGCCAGGCCGACTACCGCCTGCGCGACAACACTCTGGTGACTGACTACGATCAGCGTGTGGCAGCCGACAAGGCGAAGATCATCGCTGCCAACCAGGCCTGCCGCGCGCCGTTCCCACAGGATGACTTCATGGATGCCGCAAGCGGCAACACGATTTCGTCCTGGGCGTACTTCGACCCGAACTGTCTGTATCAGTCGTTCCGTGGCAGCCTCGACAGCGGATTGGACACGGGCTTCCAGGATCCGAACAATGTCGATATCACCGAGAAGACCCGCGCGCTCTACCTGATGGGCGAGTTCAGCAGCACGTTGTTCGGGCTGCCGGTGACCGGTAACCTGGGCCTGCGCTGGGTGAAGACCGATGTGCGCTCCGAGGGGGTGCGTACCGGCCTGCGCATTGAAGACAACGGCGACGGCACGATCCGCCTGCAGCCTACCGGCGACTACAGCACCCAGGTGTTCAAGGCGGGCAACGACAAGCTGCTGCCCAGCCTGAACGCCGCGTTCGAGCTGCGGCCGGATGTCCTGCTGCGGGTCGGCGCCTACCGCGCGATGTCCCGTCCGGACATTTCGGCCCTGGGAGCGGGGCGCACCATCAACGTCAGCAGCGACGCTACCTACGGCAACCTGGCCGATGCGCTGGATGACATCAGTGCCAGTGGCAACCCAGCGGCACAGCCGCTGATGTCCTGGAACGGCGACCTGTCACTGGAGTGGTACCCGAACCCGGACACGATGCTGGCCGGCGCGGTGTACTGGAAGCAGTTCAACGGCGGCACCGCCACTGCGCTGGTGCCGGAGACCTACACCATCGACGGCCAGAGCGTGACCGTACCGGTGCGGCAGCAGGTAACCACCGACGAGAACAGCACGCTGACCGGCTTCGAGGTGACGGCCACGCATCGACTGTCGTACCTGCCCAAGCCGTTCGACGGGCTGGGTTTCAAGGTCAGCTACAACTACGCCGATGCGGACTATCAGACCCAGGACTCACGACTGGGCGAACAGCTGGCCAGTGATGGCACGATCATTCCGGCGATCGTGCCGCCGGCGGGTCTCAGTGGTTTCTCGCGGCACGTGCTGTCCGGCTCGATCTACTGGGACGTTGGGCGCTTCAACATCCAGGCCATCGGCAAGTTCCGCTCGCACTACTACCAGGACTTCACCGGCAACACCGCGCAGCAGAACCGCTACTACGATGACAACACCAGCGTCGACCTGCGCCTGCGCTACCGGGT
- a CDS encoding polysaccharide lyase 6 family protein yields MRIYPLARHLPNNPSLVCLATGLVMCLTTSAASAASWLVHDVAEFTTAASALQPGDEIVLADGIWNDARLLLKGQGTAAAPIVLRAQTAGKVVLSGRSDLRLAGSYLQVSNLVFRNGYTPGDAVVAFRESSKAVARHSRVTGLVIDDYTNPDASDQDYWVSLYGSNNRLDQSQLRGKTNAGPTVVVVRDATQGLDNQHRIDHNWFGPRPALGVNGGETLRVGTSDTSLSDSNSTVENNWFEGCDGETEIISNKSGGNTYRGNVFYRSAGALTLRHGNGNRVIDNVFLGDDKAGTGGVRIINADQTVSNNYFERLAGSSNRSALAVMDAQADPPLSGYAPVVNATISRNTFVDVAKISFGVGHDEAKGIVVAASNSHFSANLIVNRTSRNPPNAASSLAGIDFSGNVQSPAASNVFPGGVEGRGVSLQQAASGLWVATPVLPAVGAEPALAMTAREATGVDWYPKVGEVALSRTSTGVDR; encoded by the coding sequence ATGCGCATTTACCCGCTGGCGCGTCACCTGCCCAACAATCCATCACTTGTTTGCCTGGCCACTGGCCTGGTCATGTGCCTGACCACTTCAGCGGCAAGTGCAGCCAGCTGGCTCGTCCACGATGTCGCTGAGTTCACTACCGCCGCATCAGCGCTGCAGCCCGGCGATGAGATCGTGCTGGCTGACGGCATCTGGAACGATGCCCGGTTGCTGCTGAAGGGCCAGGGCACGGCGGCCGCGCCGATCGTGCTGCGCGCGCAGACCGCCGGCAAGGTCGTCCTCAGCGGGCGCTCGGACCTGCGCCTGGCGGGGAGCTACCTGCAGGTATCCAACCTGGTGTTCCGCAACGGCTATACGCCGGGTGATGCGGTGGTGGCGTTCCGCGAATCCAGCAAGGCGGTGGCCCGCCACAGCCGGGTGACCGGCCTGGTGATCGATGACTACACCAACCCCGATGCCAGCGACCAGGACTACTGGGTATCGCTGTATGGCAGCAACAACCGGTTGGATCAAAGCCAGCTGCGCGGCAAGACCAATGCCGGGCCGACCGTGGTGGTGGTGCGCGATGCCACCCAGGGCCTGGACAACCAGCACCGTATCGACCACAACTGGTTCGGGCCGCGCCCGGCGCTGGGCGTCAACGGTGGCGAAACCCTCCGCGTCGGCACCAGCGACACCTCGTTGAGCGATTCCAACAGTACGGTGGAGAACAACTGGTTCGAAGGCTGCGACGGCGAGACCGAGATCATCAGCAACAAGTCCGGCGGCAATACCTACCGCGGCAACGTGTTCTACCGCTCGGCCGGCGCGCTCACGCTGCGCCATGGCAACGGCAACCGGGTGATCGACAACGTCTTCCTGGGTGATGACAAGGCCGGCACCGGTGGCGTGCGCATCATCAATGCCGACCAGACCGTCAGCAACAATTACTTCGAGCGACTGGCCGGCTCCAGCAACCGTTCCGCGCTGGCGGTGATGGACGCGCAGGCCGATCCGCCGCTGTCCGGCTATGCGCCGGTGGTGAATGCCACGATCAGCCGCAATACCTTCGTGGATGTGGCGAAGATCAGTTTCGGCGTCGGCCATGACGAGGCCAAGGGCATCGTGGTCGCCGCCAGCAACAGCCACTTCAGCGCCAACCTGATCGTCAACCGCACCAGCAGGAACCCGCCCAATGCCGCCAGTTCGCTGGCCGGCATCGACTTCAGCGGCAACGTGCAGTCACCGGCAGCCAGCAACGTATTCCCGGGAGGCGTAGAGGGCCGTGGCGTCAGCCTGCAGCAGGCTGCCAGCGGATTGTGGGTTGCCACGCCTGTCCTGCCCGCCGTGGGCGCCGAGCCTGCCCTGGCGATGACCGCGCGCGAGGCGACCGGCGTCGACTGGTATCCCAAGGTGGGCGAGGTTGCCCTGTCACGCACCAGCACCGGAGTGGATCGATGA